One Sphingomonas sp. LHG3406-1 genomic window carries:
- a CDS encoding response regulator: MVEDNEQVGSFSTQLISELGFDTTWAPSANEALKLLDENGDGYAAVFSDVVMPGMNGVQLGLELRRRAPGLPVILTSGYSQVLAQEGSHGFQLLQKPYSIEELNRVLTKVTRESAGSAWPNRA; this comes from the coding sequence GTGGTCGAAGATAACGAACAAGTAGGTTCGTTTTCTACTCAACTCATCTCTGAGCTCGGCTTCGATACCACCTGGGCACCAAGCGCCAACGAGGCACTAAAGCTGTTGGACGAGAACGGTGACGGCTATGCGGCCGTTTTCTCTGATGTTGTCATGCCCGGAATGAACGGCGTGCAGCTCGGCCTCGAACTTCGGCGTCGCGCGCCTGGTCTGCCGGTCATCCTGACGAGCGGCTACAGTCAGGTTCTTGCGCAAGAGGGTAGCCATGGGTTCCAGCTTCTGCAGAAGCCTTACTCCATCGAAGAGCTCAATCGCGTGCTGACGAAGGTCACTCGGGAGAGCGCCGGGTCAGCTTGGCCGAATAGAGCGTAG
- a CDS encoding PEPxxWA-CTERM sorting domain-containing protein, with translation MNQQKRYLVLLSSAGLLAAAAGFGAYAVPTGAEEAKAESPDVAGLLGQRSPGMRMAGAETNKYGPIPATAITPISAPRPQVLSERDGPEQKIAMAPPEVLAPPPAIGAAQAPVPPTATAPAAVPAAAVPVAVASASGIGLAALLPAIPAAIAIGSGGGGGQGSSSFAPAVPEPQTWMMMITGFGLLGLALRRRRRQERGAHRSATPQLA, from the coding sequence ATGAACCAGCAGAAGCGGTATCTGGTGTTGCTCTCGTCGGCCGGCCTGCTTGCCGCCGCCGCAGGCTTTGGTGCCTACGCGGTTCCGACGGGCGCCGAAGAGGCCAAGGCCGAGTCACCCGACGTTGCCGGCCTCCTTGGCCAGCGATCGCCCGGCATGCGCATGGCGGGCGCCGAGACCAACAAATATGGTCCGATCCCGGCCACGGCCATCACGCCCATCTCCGCGCCGCGTCCGCAGGTACTCAGCGAGCGCGACGGTCCCGAGCAGAAAATCGCCATGGCGCCTCCCGAAGTGCTCGCGCCTCCCCCGGCGATCGGAGCGGCTCAGGCGCCGGTTCCGCCAACCGCGACCGCCCCCGCCGCCGTTCCCGCGGCTGCCGTTCCGGTGGCCGTGGCTTCGGCATCGGGCATCGGGCTCGCGGCCTTGCTGCCGGCCATCCCCGCGGCCATCGCGATCGGCTCGGGTGGTGGTGGCGGCCAGGGGTCCAGCAGCTTCGCGCCGGCCGTCCCGGAACCGCAGACCTGGATGATGATGATCACCGGCTTCGGCCTGCTCGGGCTCGCCCTGCGGCGCCGGCGGCGGCAGGAGCGTGGGGCGCATCGGTCGGCGACTCCCCAGCTCGCCTGA
- a CDS encoding L,D-transpeptidase family protein, giving the protein MRGTSVPALLAAAAMLFVTACRSEPEPQAAPAQPLYSMDRVTLPEAQVLPALSAATPNARPIASLLNVPLAMRYGDWRWNEDKVPPGEIWILVDLSAQTMSVFRGAHEIGTAVTLYGVDRKPTPTGRFTVLEKRKDHVSNLYNAPMPYMMRLTMDGVAIHGSDVRAGAGTHGCLGVPEDFGAKLFEQVKAGTEVLILQDARGTSVRQAQAA; this is encoded by the coding sequence GTGAGAGGGACATCGGTCCCGGCGCTGCTGGCCGCGGCGGCGATGCTGTTCGTCACGGCCTGCCGAAGCGAGCCGGAACCGCAAGCCGCGCCGGCCCAGCCGCTTTATTCGATGGACCGCGTGACGCTGCCCGAAGCGCAGGTCCTGCCCGCGCTTTCCGCCGCCACCCCGAATGCGCGCCCGATTGCCAGCCTGCTCAACGTGCCGCTGGCGATGCGCTACGGCGACTGGCGCTGGAACGAGGACAAGGTCCCGCCGGGCGAGATCTGGATCCTGGTCGACCTTTCCGCGCAGACCATGTCGGTGTTCCGCGGCGCGCATGAGATCGGCACCGCGGTCACCCTCTATGGGGTGGACCGCAAGCCGACCCCGACCGGGCGCTTCACCGTGCTTGAGAAGCGCAAGGACCATGTCTCCAACCTCTACAACGCCCCCATGCCGTACATGATGCGGCTGACCATGGACGGCGTCGCCATCCATGGCAGCGACGTTCGCGCGGGCGCAGGCACGCATGGCTGCCTCGGGGTGCCGGAGGATTTCGGCGCCAAGCTGTTCGAGCAGGTGAAAGCCGGGACCGAGGTGCTGATCCTGCAGGACGCTCGGGGAACCTCTGTCCGCCAGGCCCAGGCAGCCTGA
- the xrt gene encoding exosortase — protein sequence MSATAAVARQTGTAAERPWAMFAVAAGVAVLLVPTVVTLGRTHWTTENGAHGPLILASALWLFWRERQKISWRPGSVSSAWLLFLVPLLLTYVAGRVLDMVGTESAALYLILILLGFFYWGAPVMRRLWFAVLYAGFLVKPPEGLVADVTSPLKVWLSDVAVDLLHAAGYPVGNSGVLIQIAQYELLVKQACAGLGSLVTLLAIGLLTVHLMKPEGWRRKAVLIASIIPIAILANLLRILILILLTFHAGDGIAQGFAHDLAGLFTFTLSIAGMFAVEAMLRRGSAVRA from the coding sequence GTGAGCGCAACCGCGGCAGTCGCCCGCCAGACCGGTACAGCCGCTGAGCGACCTTGGGCGATGTTCGCCGTTGCGGCGGGCGTGGCGGTCCTGCTCGTCCCGACGGTCGTGACCCTTGGCAGGACTCACTGGACCACCGAGAACGGCGCGCACGGACCACTGATTCTGGCCTCTGCTCTGTGGTTGTTCTGGCGAGAGCGGCAGAAGATCAGCTGGCGGCCGGGGAGCGTCTCAAGCGCATGGCTCCTTTTCCTCGTTCCGCTGCTGCTTACCTACGTCGCGGGACGGGTCCTCGACATGGTCGGGACGGAGAGCGCCGCGCTCTACCTCATCCTTATCCTCCTCGGTTTCTTCTACTGGGGAGCGCCCGTGATGCGGCGGCTATGGTTCGCGGTCCTCTACGCGGGCTTCCTGGTCAAGCCGCCCGAAGGTCTCGTCGCCGACGTCACCAGTCCGCTCAAGGTGTGGCTTTCCGACGTCGCCGTCGATCTCCTGCACGCCGCCGGCTATCCCGTCGGCAACAGCGGCGTGCTGATCCAGATTGCGCAATACGAACTGCTGGTGAAGCAGGCCTGCGCCGGGCTTGGCTCGCTGGTCACCTTGCTCGCCATCGGCCTTCTTACCGTCCACCTTATGAAGCCGGAGGGATGGCGGCGGAAGGCCGTGCTGATAGCCAGCATCATTCCGATCGCCATCCTCGCCAACCTTCTCCGCATCCTGATCCTCATCCTCCTTACCTTTCACGCCGGAGACGGGATCGCGCAGGGCTTCGCGCACGATCTCGCCGGCCTGTTCACCTTCACCCTGTCGATCGCGGGCATGTTCGCGGTCGAAGCCATGCTTCGGCGCGGCAGTGCGGTGCGGGCATGA
- a CDS encoding exosortase C-terminal domain/associated protein EpsI, translating into MIGSRREFLVAAGCGAAALGGGLMSSRGVKAPEDLGVPVEQLLPEQLGEWRLEPRSDLLIPRGDSEEEAVYDQLLTRVYSSGAAPPVMLLIAYGSSQTGTTQLHRPEVCYPAAGFALEDRPAVQLPISRDAAVEARTMTARTSGRIEQILYWSRIGRDFPVSALGQRWSLLRQAASGGVPDGALVRMSTIMLDYRAALPVLTGFARKLLELPGPARRLLTGVDQGAGG; encoded by the coding sequence ATGATCGGCAGCCGGCGCGAATTCCTGGTCGCTGCGGGATGCGGGGCTGCGGCCCTTGGGGGCGGACTGATGTCGTCGCGCGGGGTCAAAGCGCCGGAAGACCTAGGCGTGCCGGTCGAGCAGCTGCTTCCCGAGCAGCTCGGCGAATGGCGGTTGGAACCGCGCTCCGACCTCCTCATCCCGCGCGGGGACTCGGAGGAAGAGGCGGTCTACGACCAGCTTCTCACCCGGGTCTATTCCAGCGGTGCAGCGCCGCCAGTAATGCTGCTGATCGCCTACGGCAGCAGCCAGACCGGAACGACCCAGCTCCACCGGCCGGAGGTATGCTACCCCGCCGCCGGCTTTGCGCTCGAGGATCGCCCGGCCGTGCAGCTGCCGATCAGCAGGGACGCCGCCGTCGAGGCTCGCACCATGACCGCAAGAACGTCTGGCCGCATCGAGCAGATCCTCTACTGGAGCCGTATCGGTCGCGACTTCCCGGTCAGCGCGCTCGGCCAGCGCTGGTCCCTGCTTCGGCAGGCGGCCAGCGGCGGCGTGCCGGACGGCGCGCTGGTGCGAATGTCGACGATCATGCTCGATTACCGGGCAGCCCTCCCAGTCCTCACCGGCTTCGCCAGGAAGCTGCTGGAACTACCGGGCCCGGCCCGTCGCTTGCTGACCGGAGTGGATCAGGGAGCGGGCGGTTGA
- a CDS encoding XrtV sorting system accessory protein: METIWDWVTVFIFAGLVTLFLSRSVDVEHDDDRLFHYLVPSAGCAVANWLGNEGHGLAAALLILLVLGYVRHFLFRRPHQPPAP; encoded by the coding sequence ATGGAAACGATCTGGGACTGGGTGACGGTCTTCATCTTCGCCGGTCTGGTCACGCTGTTCCTGTCCCGCTCGGTTGACGTCGAGCATGACGACGACCGGCTGTTCCACTATCTGGTGCCGTCGGCCGGCTGCGCGGTCGCCAATTGGCTCGGCAACGAGGGGCATGGTCTTGCCGCGGCGCTGCTGATCCTGCTCGTTCTCGGCTACGTCCGCCACTTCCTCTTCCGCCGCCCGCATCAACCGCCCGCTCCCTGA
- a CDS encoding DUF2231 domain-containing protein, with product MVSSAAPQRVLHPVHAILLASSLPLFLGAMLADWAYSSTQVVQWINFAAWLNAGAMIFAGAALLWAAIDFFRADVRRDRRSIFYVVVLLATVVLGFVTALIHGKDAWATMPAGLIMSVIVFLLALASVWLGFSTLRSGVAR from the coding sequence ATGGTCAGTTCCGCCGCGCCGCAAAGGGTACTTCACCCGGTGCACGCCATCCTTCTTGCCTCGAGCCTGCCGCTTTTTCTCGGCGCCATGCTGGCGGACTGGGCCTACTCCTCGACGCAAGTGGTGCAGTGGATCAACTTCGCCGCCTGGCTGAACGCCGGCGCCATGATCTTCGCCGGAGCGGCGCTGCTTTGGGCGGCGATTGATTTTTTCCGGGCGGACGTGCGCCGTGACCGACGCTCCATATTCTATGTCGTGGTGCTGCTGGCGACCGTCGTTCTCGGCTTCGTCACCGCCCTCATCCACGGCAAGGACGCCTGGGCGACCATGCCCGCCGGTCTGATCATGTCCGTGATCGTCTTCCTGCTCGCACTGGCCTCCGTGTGGCTAGGCTTCTCCACCCTTCGCTCGGGAGTTGCCCGGTGA
- a CDS encoding sorbosone dehydrogenase family protein, whose protein sequence is MTRFSLLATAAATLALAACGGESEVTQYGSNPTLPEPSRGLIPTMTIASPAGWGDRRPTVPEGYQVTAIATDLKIPRQTLVLPNGDILVAEGKGGGDAPVMRPKDMIAGYFKKKGTSSVKGGDQLTLLRDANGDGTYEGRTVFAENLNAPYGLALIGNRLFVANQDSLVRFDYQPGQTRATAAPVLVTRLPAEINHHWTKALTASADGRYLYVGNGSNSNIGERGMAVEEERAMVWQIDAATGAHIRYATGLRNPTALAVQPGSGQLWAVVNERDELGANLVPDYLTSVRQGAFYGWPYAYWGPNPDRRVQPFKEEMVARAVRPDYSLQSHTAPLGLAFSSAAMGARFADGAFVGMHGSWNREQPVGYKVIFVPFRGGRPAGAPIDFLTGMQADGKTFGRPVGVTVDPRGALIVADDLSNTVWRVTPAQARAPARIASVQ, encoded by the coding sequence GTGACCCGCTTCTCCCTGCTCGCCACTGCTGCCGCCACCCTCGCCCTTGCTGCCTGCGGTGGCGAGTCCGAGGTCACGCAATATGGGTCGAACCCGACCCTGCCTGAGCCATCGCGTGGCCTGATCCCCACCATGACCATCGCCAGCCCGGCCGGCTGGGGAGATCGGCGCCCGACCGTGCCGGAAGGCTATCAGGTCACCGCCATCGCCACCGATCTCAAGATACCGCGACAGACGCTGGTCCTGCCGAACGGCGACATCCTCGTTGCCGAAGGCAAGGGCGGCGGCGATGCGCCGGTCATGCGCCCCAAGGACATGATCGCCGGCTATTTCAAGAAAAAGGGCACGAGTTCGGTCAAGGGCGGCGACCAGCTGACCCTGCTTCGCGATGCCAATGGCGACGGAACTTACGAGGGCCGCACCGTGTTCGCCGAAAACTTGAATGCACCGTACGGCCTGGCGCTCATCGGCAACCGACTGTTCGTCGCCAATCAGGATTCACTGGTGCGCTTCGATTATCAGCCCGGCCAGACCCGCGCCACGGCGGCGCCGGTGCTCGTCACGCGCCTTCCCGCCGAGATCAACCACCACTGGACCAAGGCTCTGACGGCCAGCGCCGATGGCCGCTACCTCTATGTCGGCAACGGCTCCAACAGCAATATCGGCGAGCGCGGCATGGCCGTCGAAGAGGAGCGCGCGATGGTCTGGCAGATCGACGCCGCTACCGGTGCCCACATCCGCTACGCCACCGGCCTGCGTAACCCGACCGCGCTTGCCGTTCAGCCCGGCAGCGGGCAGCTTTGGGCGGTGGTGAACGAGCGGGACGAGCTCGGCGCCAACCTCGTTCCTGACTATCTCACCTCGGTCCGCCAGGGCGCCTTCTACGGCTGGCCCTACGCCTATTGGGGACCGAACCCGGACAGGCGGGTGCAGCCGTTCAAGGAAGAGATGGTCGCCCGAGCCGTCCGTCCCGACTATTCGCTGCAATCGCACACCGCCCCGCTCGGCCTCGCCTTCTCCAGCGCCGCCATGGGCGCCCGCTTCGCCGACGGCGCGTTCGTCGGCATGCACGGCAGCTGGAACCGCGAGCAGCCGGTCGGCTACAAGGTCATCTTCGTGCCCTTCCGCGGCGGCCGCCCGGCCGGTGCACCGATCGATTTCCTCACCGGCATGCAGGCAGACGGCAAGACCTTCGGCCGCCCAGTTGGCGTAACGGTCGATCCGCGCGGCGCGCTGATCGTGGCGGACGACCTGTCCAACACCGTCTGGCGGGTCACCCCTGCCCAGGCCCGGGCACCGGCGCGGATCGCCTCGGTTCAGTGA
- a CDS encoding cytochrome c oxidase assembly protein has translation MTLAIGRAWLPYCGAAPVPADLLGRWNIDPVLLAGIVLATFLLWRVTETRQQRLMLAAAVSLALLLFVSPFCALSSALFSARVSHHVLLAAVLAPLLVHALPERRTRWPGSITLWTGLQAVTFWLWHAPTLYAEALSSDAIYWLMQLSLTGTAMGFWAALRRSEALVAVAALLVSTVQMGLLGALITFAGTPLYAPHFLTTDAWGLNAIEDQQMAGLIMWAPSAGLYLVAALFMAHRWFAAEDRRMAA, from the coding sequence GTGACCCTGGCCATCGGCCGCGCGTGGCTGCCCTATTGTGGAGCGGCACCAGTCCCGGCCGACCTCCTCGGCCGCTGGAATATCGATCCGGTTCTGCTCGCCGGCATCGTCCTCGCCACTTTCCTGCTGTGGCGGGTAACGGAGACCCGCCAGCAGCGCCTCATGCTGGCGGCAGCCGTCAGCCTCGCCCTCCTCCTGTTCGTCTCGCCCTTCTGCGCGCTGAGCTCGGCCCTGTTCAGCGCTAGGGTATCCCACCACGTGCTGCTCGCCGCCGTGCTCGCGCCGCTGCTCGTCCATGCCCTTCCCGAGCGAAGGACCCGCTGGCCGGGCTCGATTACCCTGTGGACCGGCCTCCAGGCCGTGACCTTCTGGCTATGGCATGCGCCGACCCTCTATGCCGAGGCGCTGAGCAGCGATGCGATCTACTGGCTGATGCAGCTGTCCCTGACTGGGACCGCCATGGGATTCTGGGCCGCATTGCGCCGATCCGAAGCACTGGTGGCGGTCGCCGCCCTGCTGGTTAGCACGGTGCAGATGGGGCTGCTCGGCGCCCTCATCACCTTCGCCGGAACACCGCTCTACGCGCCGCACTTCCTCACCACCGACGCCTGGGGCCTTAACGCGATTGAGGATCAGCAGATGGCCGGCCTCATCATGTGGGCGCCTTCGGCAGGCCTCTACCTCGTTGCCGCCCTCTTTATGGCCCATCGCTGGTTCGCCGCCGAGGATCGCAGGATGGCCGCATGA
- a CDS encoding cytochrome b → MIEWLRAWGNSHTERGRYSPVGIAFHWIMALLILFQLGWGFWTDWMMPGGDKVFAYQVHSAAGLPILLLAVGRVFWRILITDPKNDADRPGLQSRIAHWTAMTFYVAFFSLPLSGWIMWSSVAAPGPLYLGGLVPWPQVPLGGLEPITRYAILDIAEDVHIASVILLLLLIPAHVGAALKHHFWDRHDVLRGMLPEIPDWEGRRRPISPNSRPAPSLPKESGAG, encoded by the coding sequence ATGATCGAGTGGCTGCGGGCATGGGGCAACAGCCATACCGAACGGGGCCGCTACTCGCCGGTGGGGATCGCCTTCCATTGGATCATGGCGCTGCTGATCCTCTTTCAGCTCGGCTGGGGCTTCTGGACCGACTGGATGATGCCGGGCGGGGACAAGGTCTTCGCCTATCAGGTGCACAGTGCGGCCGGACTGCCGATCCTGCTGCTGGCGGTCGGGCGCGTCTTTTGGCGCATCCTGATCACCGACCCGAAGAACGATGCCGATCGTCCCGGTCTTCAGAGCCGGATCGCGCACTGGACGGCGATGACCTTCTATGTGGCCTTCTTTTCGCTACCCCTGTCGGGCTGGATCATGTGGTCGTCCGTGGCAGCGCCCGGCCCACTCTACCTTGGCGGCCTCGTGCCGTGGCCCCAGGTGCCGCTCGGCGGCCTCGAGCCGATCACCCGCTACGCCATCCTCGACATTGCCGAGGACGTCCACATTGCCTCCGTCATTCTGCTGCTCTTGCTGATTCCGGCACATGTAGGGGCGGCCCTGAAGCACCACTTCTGGGATCGCCACGACGTGCTGCGGGGGATGCTGCCGGAGATTCCGGACTGGGAAGGCCGCCGCCGGCCAATCTCGCCGAATAGTCGGCCAGCGCCTTCGCTTCCGAAGGAGTCAGGCGCTGGCTGA
- a CDS encoding c-type cytochrome gives MFPLLILGLAACKPPPEQRQFMPQASAAHGKAVIERVGCGSCHLIPGVRWPQGKVGPALDGLAQRALIAGKLPNEPDVLAAYIRNAPALVPGSGMPAMPVSEAEARDIAAYLYEQGAK, from the coding sequence TTGTTCCCGCTCCTTATCCTCGGCCTCGCAGCCTGCAAGCCGCCGCCTGAGCAGCGCCAGTTCATGCCCCAGGCCAGTGCCGCCCATGGCAAGGCCGTGATCGAACGTGTCGGCTGTGGCAGCTGCCACCTCATTCCGGGCGTCCGCTGGCCGCAAGGCAAGGTCGGGCCGGCGCTCGACGGCCTCGCCCAACGCGCGTTGATCGCTGGCAAGCTGCCCAACGAGCCGGACGTGCTCGCCGCCTACATCCGGAACGCGCCGGCGCTGGTGCCCGGCTCCGGCATGCCCGCCATGCCGGTCAGCGAGGCGGAGGCGCGCGATATTGCGGCCTATCTCTACGAACAGGGAGCGAAGTAA
- the coxB gene encoding cytochrome c oxidase subunit II, whose product MFEGWPPPVLDPAGPYATSVSLLSWILFGMAAVVLLVVLAALYLALFGRPALQAKVGGKSAIWIGGVAFPLVVLTALLIYGLSLTRHLNDPIRGDELRVRITGEMWWWRVAYLDRSGQEVVQDANELHIPAGRPVVLELQSADVIHSFWVPRLSGKLDMIPGRRNLMRIQADKPGIFGGQCAEYCGGPHALMGFTVVAHEPAQFERMMAARTARQVSQPVLAGGGVGPQLFESTGCAACHRIAGTGANGLAGPDLTHVGSRRTLGAGILPNNHGTLMGWIGNSQAIKPNNRMPPYTLLSAEQLNELATYLEAQK is encoded by the coding sequence ATGTTTGAAGGCTGGCCTCCCCCCGTGCTGGATCCGGCGGGACCCTATGCGACCTCGGTCAGCCTGCTGAGCTGGATCCTCTTCGGCATGGCGGCGGTGGTCCTGCTGGTCGTGCTGGCGGCCCTTTACCTCGCCCTGTTCGGCCGTCCCGCGCTCCAGGCGAAGGTCGGTGGCAAGTCCGCCATCTGGATTGGCGGCGTCGCCTTCCCGCTGGTCGTGCTTACCGCCCTCCTCATCTACGGCCTGTCGCTCACCCGCCACCTCAACGACCCGATCCGCGGCGACGAGCTGCGGGTTCGGATCACCGGCGAGATGTGGTGGTGGCGGGTCGCTTATCTCGACCGCAGCGGGCAGGAGGTGGTTCAGGACGCCAACGAACTGCACATCCCCGCCGGGCGCCCGGTCGTCCTCGAGCTCCAGTCCGCAGACGTCATCCACAGCTTCTGGGTCCCCCGTCTGTCGGGCAAGCTCGACATGATCCCCGGCCGCCGCAACCTGATGCGCATCCAGGCGGACAAGCCCGGCATCTTCGGTGGACAGTGCGCGGAATATTGCGGCGGGCCGCATGCCCTGATGGGCTTCACCGTGGTCGCCCACGAACCGGCGCAGTTCGAGCGGATGATGGCAGCCCGGACGGCGCGCCAGGTCTCCCAGCCAGTCCTCGCCGGCGGCGGTGTCGGCCCGCAACTATTCGAAAGCACCGGCTGCGCCGCCTGCCACCGCATCGCCGGCACCGGCGCCAACGGCCTCGCCGGTCCCGACCTCACCCATGTCGGCAGCCGCCGCACGCTCGGCGCCGGAATTCTCCCAAACAATCACGGCACGCTCATGGGCTGGATCGGCAACAGCCAGGCGATCAAGCCCAACAACCGCATGCCGCCCTACACCTTGCTCTCGGCTGAGCAGCTGAACGAGCTCGCCACCTATCTCGAGGCGCAGAAGTGA
- a CDS encoding cbb3-type cytochrome c oxidase subunit I yields the protein MTSETGFDPKLYDRFPTSEPRPEGEFEQLKEVWKAPTGWARLTIVNNNYVGLWYVAAAFLFFLLAGILALVMRAQLSLPLLGILPQETYNQFFTMHGTVMMFLFAVPIMEAIGVMLLPQMLAARDLPFPRLSAYAFWAYFVGGLCFFASIFAGLAPDGGWFMYPPLTSTTYSPGINADFWLLGIGFIEISAIAGAIEILVGILKTRAPGMTLARMPLFAWAMLVFAGMILIAFPAVILATLLLELERALNWPFFDAARGGDPMLWQHMFWFFGHPEVYIIFLPAAGLVSTMVASLAKTELVGYQLIVLALVGTGFISFGVWAHHMFATGMPALSTSFFSAASMAVSIPAGIQVFSWIATLATGKPSFNTPTLFVIGGLVTFVMGGLTGVMVAMVPFDWQAHDTHFIVAHLHYVLIGGAVMPVFAAFYFWFGMTSKRPLSERLGKWVFWLFFVGMHLTFLPMHLTGLMGMPRRVYTYLPGMHWEWTNLLSTAGAFILALSVLLFLVDLARNFRFTVDDDAGNTYGGGTLEWLPTGLYSTRSIPVVKSRQPLWDDPNLSRDVEEGRYFLPKSATGLRETLITSPVRAEPQYLQIMMGPSVWPFLAAVFTAGFFLLLTVQAYFLSLACLPLAIFSVLRWLWDTDRPPPMREVDVGAGIMLPTYVTGRSAHGWWAIICLLVVCFMIFLMAVFGYLFLFGIHPSFWTLPTDRWWALPIAGLYGFAALLLLYGRRLLAREGSTNWSPTAAVLFACAAIAAAIAIDWFSWRAQGIDPELTSQGAMSHAMLALQGQLVAVVLLMGVFLAARTARGLVTRPANTTFDVVTLFSLYTASQGAATALLIRFFPAAI from the coding sequence GTGACGTCGGAAACCGGCTTCGACCCGAAGCTCTACGATCGCTTTCCCACGTCCGAGCCGCGGCCCGAAGGCGAGTTCGAGCAGCTGAAAGAGGTGTGGAAGGCGCCCACCGGCTGGGCGCGGCTGACGATCGTCAACAACAATTACGTTGGCCTTTGGTACGTCGCGGCGGCCTTCCTCTTCTTCCTGCTCGCCGGCATCCTGGCCCTCGTCATGCGCGCGCAGCTCTCCCTGCCGCTGCTCGGGATTCTGCCGCAGGAAACCTACAACCAGTTCTTCACCATGCACGGCACGGTGATGATGTTCCTGTTCGCCGTCCCGATCATGGAGGCGATCGGGGTCATGCTGCTGCCGCAGATGCTGGCGGCGCGCGACCTGCCCTTCCCGCGCCTCTCGGCCTACGCCTTCTGGGCCTATTTTGTCGGCGGCCTCTGCTTCTTCGCCTCCATCTTCGCCGGCCTTGCCCCCGATGGTGGCTGGTTCATGTACCCCCCGCTCACCAGCACCACCTACTCGCCCGGCATCAACGCCGACTTTTGGCTGCTCGGCATTGGCTTTATCGAGATCAGCGCGATCGCCGGTGCCATCGAGATCCTGGTCGGGATCCTCAAAACCCGCGCGCCCGGCATGACGCTGGCCCGCATGCCCCTGTTCGCCTGGGCCATGCTGGTGTTCGCAGGCATGATCCTGATCGCCTTTCCGGCGGTGATCCTCGCGACTCTGCTGCTCGAACTCGAGCGCGCGCTCAACTGGCCGTTCTTCGACGCGGCGCGCGGCGGCGACCCGATGCTGTGGCAGCACATGTTCTGGTTCTTCGGCCATCCGGAAGTCTACATCATCTTCCTGCCCGCGGCGGGGCTCGTCTCGACGATGGTGGCTTCCCTCGCGAAGACGGAGCTGGTCGGCTACCAGCTGATCGTCCTCGCTCTCGTCGGCACCGGCTTCATCAGCTTCGGCGTCTGGGCGCACCACATGTTCGCGACCGGCATGCCGGCGCTGTCGACCAGCTTCTTCTCGGCCGCCAGCATGGCGGTCAGCATCCCCGCCGGCATCCAGGTCTTCAGCTGGATCGCGACGCTTGCCACCGGCAAGCCGAGCTTCAACACTCCGACCCTGTTCGTCATCGGCGGGCTCGTCACCTTCGTGATGGGCGGCCTTACCGGGGTGATGGTGGCGATGGTGCCGTTCGACTGGCAGGCGCACGACACCCACTTCATCGTCGCCCACCTCCACTACGTGCTGATCGGCGGCGCGGTGATGCCGGTGTTCGCCGCTTTCTATTTCTGGTTCGGCATGACGAGCAAACGGCCCCTGTCCGAGCGGCTCGGCAAATGGGTCTTCTGGCTGTTCTTCGTCGGCATGCACCTGACCTTCCTGCCGATGCATCTTACCGGGCTGATGGGCATGCCGCGCCGCGTCTACACCTATCTGCCGGGCATGCACTGGGAATGGACCAATCTCCTGTCCACCGCCGGTGCCTTCATCCTCGCGCTTTCCGTCCTGCTGTTCTTGGTCGACCTCGCCCGCAACTTCCGCTTCACTGTCGATGACGACGCCGGCAACACTTATGGCGGCGGCACCCTCGAATGGCTCCCTACCGGCCTCTACTCGACCCGCAGCATCCCGGTGGTGAAGAGCCGCCAACCCCTGTGGGACGATCCCAACCTCAGCCGCGACGTCGAGGAAGGTCGCTACTTCCTGCCAAAGTCCGCGACGGGCCTGCGCGAGACGCTGATCACCAGCCCCGTCCGGGCGGAGCCGCAATATTTGCAGATCATGATGGGGCCGTCGGTCTGGCCGTTCCTCGCAGCCGTCTTCACCGCCGGCTTCTTCCTGCTGCTGACGGTGCAGGCCTATTTCCTGTCGTTGGCCTGCCTGCCGCTCGCGATCTTCTCGGTGCTGCGCTGGCTGTGGGACACCGACCGGCCGCCGCCGATGCGGGAGGTCGACGTCGGCGCCGGGATCATGCTGCCGACCTATGTCACGGGGCGGAGCGCGCATGGCTGGTGGGCGATCATCTGCCTGCTGGTGGTCTGCTTCATGATCTTCCTGATGGCCGTGTTCGGCTATCTCTTCCTGTTCGGCATCCACCCGAGCTTCTGGACCTTGCCGACGGACCGTTGGTGGGCGCTGCCCATCGCCGGGCTCTACGGCTTCGCCGCCCTGCTGCTCCTCTATGGCCGCCGGCTGCTCGCGCGGGAGGGTTCGACCAACTGGAGCCCGACCGCCGCCGTCCTGTTCGCCTGCGCCGCCATCGCCGCCGCCATCGCCATCGACTGGTTCAGCTGGCGGGCGCAGGGCATCGATCCGGAACTGACCAGCCAGGGTGCCATGTCGCACGCCATGCTGGCGCTTCAAGGGCAGCTGGTCGCGGTCGTCTTGCTGATGGGCGTCTTCCTTGCCGCACGGACCGCCCGCGGCCTGGTCACACGCCCGGCCAACACCACCTTCGACGTCGTCACCCTGTTCAGCCTCTACACGGCATCGCAGGGCGCGGCGACGGCCCTCCTGATCCGCTTCTTCCCGGCGGCGATCTGA